The genomic stretch GTCCGGTTCTCTTTACCACATGGAAATTAAGACAGTGGACCATGCCCAATCATGGGAAAAACACTTTGCTGACGGCCAGAATCTTTATTTAAAAGGGGATTATAAGGAAGCGATTGAGGAACTGAAAAAGGCAAAAGATCTAAAACCTGATGATTCAAAGATATACTTTGTCCTTGGTGCTTCATATCTCAAAGTAAGGGATCGGGAAAATACTTTGAAGATGTGGGAAACAGCGATTAAATTAAATCCTGATGACAAGATGATAAAAGAGCTTCTGAATAAATTAAAGAAAAAAGAGGCTGTCTCCTTAAAGATGGAGAATACGGCTAATTGAGTCCCGCGAGAAATTCACTTTCAAATTCCATATTGTGGCCGGTGTTCCTGCTCTTCTGTTTAATCGGCATACTTGTCTATTATAATTCCTTAACCAATCCATTTCACTATGACGACATCCATCATATAACAACAAATCCTCACATCAGAAAACTCTCCAATGTCTCTTCCTTTTTCACTGATACAGGAACCTTCAGCAGTGTAAAGGAGAAAGGGGGCATGAGTTTTCATTACAGACCTTTGGTAATGTTGACTTATGCGATAAATTATTATGCCGGTGAATTGAAGCCATGGGGCTATCATATAGTTAATCTGGCCTTTCATATAGGGACAGCGTTTCTGATATTTTTAATCTTAAAGGCTATGTTAGTCAGCAGTCAGCAGTCAGCAGACAACAAACAGAAGTTAGAAGCAAGAAGTCAGATAAAAGCAAATGAAACGTTCATGAGCGAGGCGCTCGCAAAGGACAATGAAAATCCCCCCCTTAACAAGGGGGGGCATGGGGGGGTATTTTCAGGTGAAATTATAGGTTTATTTGCTGCGATTTCAGCAGGACTAATCTTTCTTGTGCACCCGTTCAACTCAGAGATTGTGAATTATATATCAACCAGGTCAAGCGTAATGAGCGGATTCTTTTATTTGCTGGCATTTTATTGCTGGGTGTTGTTCAGAAGCCAACAGACAGAAGAAAGAAGCAAGAAGTTAGAAGCAAGAAGTAAGATAGGAGAAGGCCGGCGGAGTTCTTCTAATTTTTTACATCTTACTTCTAACTTCTTACCTCTTGCATCTTGCTTCTATCTTGCTTCCCTCCTTGCCTTTGCCGCAGGGATGTTGAGTAAAGAGGTCGCAATAACATTGCCGGTGATGTTGTGGTTATATGATATGTATAGGTTTAAAACAGTAAGCAGTGAAGATGTAAGATTTTCAGTTTTCAGCATTAGAACCTATATACCATATTTACCTTTTATATTCCTTGTCGTTGTACCGTATATTGTTATCAGGGCTTCATGGATAGGGAAAAGTGTTTCCAGATCTCAAAGAGACCTTATGACGCAGATATTTACTGAATTTCCTGTACTTATTAAACACTGGCAGATGTTTATCTTTCCTTCACATCTTTCCCCAATCCATGAGTCTTTGATTTTCCATAGGTTCTTTTCCTTTCAGGTAATATCATCTTTTATTTTACTTGTTCTATATGCAGCAATCCTGATCTTTCTGCTATACAAATCCAATCATGTCCGGCGTGTGATTTCGTT from Nitrospirota bacterium encodes the following:
- a CDS encoding tetratricopeptide repeat protein, which produces MSPARNSLSNSILWPVFLLFCLIGILVYYNSLTNPFHYDDIHHITTNPHIRKLSNVSSFFTDTGTFSSVKEKGGMSFHYRPLVMLTYAINYYAGELKPWGYHIVNLAFHIGTAFLIFLILKAMLVSSQQSADNKQKLEARSQIKANETFMSEALAKDNENPPLNKGGHGGVFSGEIIGLFAAISAGLIFLVHPFNSEIVNYISTRSSVMSGFFYLLAFYCWVLFRSQQTEERSKKLEARSKIGEGRRSSSNFLHLTSNFLPLASCFYLASLLAFAAGMLSKEVAITLPVMLWLYDMYRFKTVSSEDVRFSVFSIRTYIPYLPFIFLVVVPYIVIRASWIGKSVSRSQRDLMTQIFTEFPVLIKHWQMFIFPSHLSPIHESLIFHRFFSFQVISSFILLVLYAAILIFLLYKSNHVRRVISFFMLWFFIVLLPTSIVPLGLIFQEHRGYLAVVSFAVIIGIVFGELSKTKAQKLFIVLFVIFLGVYSYVTINRNKVWKDDLILWSDTVEKSPGSSVAHAGMGMTYKELGAYDNAIIEFQKAISLGGGGEDIFTAHQSLGQVYILQQKWDLAVSEYEKALKIYPNNLQIHNDAGIVYVNIGKTDLAERHFILASKIDPTDYLSFFNLGIFYTNERRLNEAVRAYSTAVSLSPDNMGLRMRLASAMEESGDKENAANMYRYVVQNAGMKDADIVQEANAHLFSTKDNHGK
- a CDS encoding tetratricopeptide repeat protein, which translates into the protein MGVFLYSYIPVSKTNTPKAETAAKEQQEIYLLNGRNYLYEGKNKEAEEAFKKVLSINPRNVKAMGALGTLYYRKGNMDMAYHYWKEALKVSPDDKIIGGLVKAIERDNLMSGSLYHMEIKTVDHAQSWEKHFADGQNLYLKGDYKEAIEELKKAKDLKPDDSKIYFVLGASYLKVRDRENTLKMWETAIKLNPDDKMIKELLNKLKKKEAVSLKMENTAN